The following are from one region of the Petrotoga mobilis SJ95 genome:
- a CDS encoding type I restriction endonuclease — MDSIKINTLIRCIEDLRMKLNKYRKGGLKEYPTRTIFVDPLLQALGWDIKDPDEVELEYPSIDGKSVDYAAKINRKPVLFIEAKALNDPLTDVKAITQVVGYAANAGVEWCILTNGINYKVYHSTEKAEAPNKLLFEISLDPKETEGMSIQQVAEQFARFSRDSMAKGLLDEIGEQIFTTGKIRKALDKLFMDPPNTLIKLIRSTLEDDSIKPVQIKKALKVLWIQPSEKEIPSTYKHTKKPVPSSESKVKEYNEEHHLNGKPQEVVELFKTFDKFCRELDPRDVQREALKHYIKYTHGNNIFCCVHIHKSGLRVWLKLNYSDLESPAEYVRDVSNIGHLGVGDVELTIDSLERFQNAKSLIQKSFEENKSK; from the coding sequence ATGGATTCTATAAAAATAAATACCTTAATTAGATGTATCGAAGACCTTCGTATGAAACTGAATAAGTACCGAAAGGGTGGTCTTAAAGAATATCCAACACGCACGATATTTGTAGACCCATTACTTCAAGCTCTCGGGTGGGATATTAAAGATCCGGATGAAGTGGAACTTGAGTATCCCAGTATTGATGGAAAGTCTGTTGACTATGCTGCAAAAATAAACCGTAAGCCTGTCTTATTCATCGAAGCGAAAGCGTTAAATGATCCACTTACAGATGTCAAAGCCATTACACAGGTAGTTGGTTACGCTGCCAATGCCGGTGTGGAATGGTGTATCCTTACCAACGGTATTAACTATAAGGTTTATCATAGTACCGAAAAGGCAGAGGCCCCGAACAAACTACTTTTTGAAATTTCTCTTGATCCAAAAGAAACAGAAGGCATGTCGATTCAGCAAGTTGCAGAACAATTTGCACGTTTTTCACGTGATTCAATGGCTAAAGGTCTGCTTGATGAAATTGGTGAACAAATCTTTACGACAGGAAAGATAAGAAAAGCTTTAGATAAACTTTTTATGGACCCCCCAAACACATTAATTAAGCTTATACGCTCAACATTAGAGGACGATTCCATTAAACCAGTTCAAATCAAGAAAGCCCTCAAGGTGCTTTGGATCCAACCATCGGAAAAAGAAATACCTTCAACTTATAAACATACTAAAAAGCCAGTTCCTTCATCAGAATCTAAAGTAAAAGAGTATAATGAAGAGCATCACCTAAATGGAAAACCGCAAGAAGTCGTAGAATTATTTAAGACATTTGATAAATTTTGTAGAGAACTTGATCCAAGGGACGTCCAAAGAGAAGCTCTTAAACACTACATAAAATATACACATGGTAATAACATTTTTTGTTGTGTTCATATTCACAAAAGTGGACTTCGTGTTTGGTTGAAATTGAATTATTCAGATTTAGAGAGTCCAGCTGAATATGTTCGCGATGTTTCAAATATCGGACACTTGGGAGTTGGAGATGTTGAGTTAACAATCGATAGTCTCGAGAGATTTCAAAATGCCAAGAGTCTAATACAAAAATCATTTGAAGAAAACAAATCAAAATGA